The Pan troglodytes isolate AG18354 chromosome 1, NHGRI_mPanTro3-v2.0_pri, whole genome shotgun sequence genome includes a region encoding these proteins:
- the LOC112208570 gene encoding PRAME family member 19 codes for MSFQAPRRLLELAGQSLLRDQALAISVLDELPRELFPPLFVEAFTSRRCEVLSVMVQSWPFPCLPLGSLMKTPDLEILYYVVDGIDCLLSQKVRPRRWKLQVLEMRDVDENFWTIWSGARPLSCSPEAMSKRQTVEDCPRTGEKQPLKVFMDVCLKEESVDEDLSFFSGWVQHKRRSVHLCCTKVVNYSMNILNFRNILETVYPDSIQVLEIWNMCWPCMVVEVSRYLSRMKNLRKLFISDCCGYLPSFESHGQLVAELGSVFLRLEYLQMLYIRRIRFFEGYLDQLIRCLKSPLETLALTYGSLDEEDLKWLPWYPSLSQLKQLNLSHGALRFIRLEPLRALLEKVAATLQTLFLVDCGIGDSKLRVILPALSRCSNLTTFCFHGNDTSMDALKDLLRHTGRLSNLSLETYPAPRESLDNRGRVISELLTPLQAELMRILREVREPNRIFFGPVSCPCCGTSPIEQLEFKFCLWGRPA; via the exons ATGAGCTTCCAGGCCCCACGCAGACTCCTGGAGCTGGCAGGGCAGAGCCTGCTGAGGGACCAGGCCTTGGCCATCTCCGTCCTGGATGAGCTGCCCAGGGAGCTCTTCCCCCCACTGTTCGTGGAGGCCTTCACTAGCAGACGCTGCGAGGTTCTGAGTGTGATGGTGCAGTCCTGGCccttcccctgcctccctctgggGTCCCTGATGAAGACGCCTGATCTGGAGATCTTATATTATGTAGTGGATGGGATTGATTGCCTGCTTTCCCAAAAGGTTCGCCCCAG GAGGTGGAAACTTCAAGTGCTGGAAATGCGGGATGTTGATGAGAATTTTTGGACCATATGGTCTGGAGCCAGGCCCCTGTCCTGCTCCCCAGAGGCCATGAGTAAGAGGCAGACAGTGGAGGACTGTCCAAGGACAGGAGAGAAGCAGCCCTTGAAGGTGTTCATGGATGTTTGCCTCAAGGAAGAATCCGTGGATGAAGATCTGAGCTTCTTCTCTGGGTGGGTCCAGCACAAAAGACGTTCAGTACACCTGTGCTGTACTAAGGTGGTAAATTATTCAATGAACATTCTAAATTTCAGAAACATATTAGAAACAGTATACCCAGACAGTATCCAAGTATTGGAAATTTGGAACATGTGCTGGCCGTGTATGGTAGTAGAGGTTAGCCGTTACCTGAGCCGGATGAAGAATCTTCGAAAACTCTTCATCTCCGATTGCTGTGGTTACCTGCCAAGCTTTGAGAGCCACGGACAGTTAGTTGCTGAATTGGGTTctgtgttcctcaggctggagtaccTCCAGATGCTTTATATAAGAAGGATCCGCTTCTTCGAAGGCTACCTGGACCAGCTGATCAG GTGCCTCAAGAGCCCGTTGGAGACATTGGCATTAACTTATGGCTCCCTAGATGAAGAGGACTTGAAATGGCTGCCCTGGTACCCAAGTCTCAGTCAACTGAAGCAGCTGAATCTGAGTCATGGTGCACTGCGCTTCATCCGTCTTGAGCCCCTCCGAGCTCTGCTAGAGAAAGTTGCTGCCACTCTTCAGACCCTCTTCTTAGTGGACTGTGGGATTGGGGACTCCAAACTCAGGGTCATCCTGCCTGCCCTGAGCCGCTGCTCCAACCTCACCACTTTCTGCTTTCATGGCAATGACACGTCCATGGATGCTCTGAAGGACCTGCTGCGCCATACAGGCAGGCTGAGCAATTTGAGCCTGGAAACATATCCTGCCCCTCGAGAGAGTCTTGACAACAGGGGTCGTGTCATTTCGGAGCTCCTCACCCCACTTCAGGCTGAGCTGATGCGTATACTGAGGGAAGTAAGGGAGCCCAACAGGATCTTCTTTGGTCCCGTCTCCTGCCCTTGCTGTGGCACGTCGCCCATTGAGCAACTGGAGTTCAAATTTTGCTTGTGGGGAAGGCCTGCCTAG